Proteins from one Oncorhynchus tshawytscha isolate Ot180627B linkage group LG16, Otsh_v2.0, whole genome shotgun sequence genomic window:
- the si:rp71-17i16.5 gene encoding phosphatidylinositol 4,5-bisphosphate 3-kinase catalytic subunit gamma isoform yields the protein MATESNSGQGIREYADFATDTSGASCSENSLEFICELRPGKGLQAGERQEKVQVVARLPAQCSVHQLRLRICMQTQELNCHPDPLSLLDPEKFILLYPKGEDWYEIFDDCQVLRTLDVPWSRDSRGRQVACIVVSPQPDDTEERQSHHRTLVNLIGHDLDTVAANRLGELSFTRRKLASPRQEELRRRDARAYATEPWTTSAPFPKVQEEQLSRKISVTMHHNGVCFSVKVDFNITPEGLIKVFREIMVDHALECESGDMVLKVCGREEFLSGDFPFSDSLWVRQCLKSMQALHLSVVPMAQLDEDTVRAEDWPLVDSFTGLSSSHEELALEGKDVDDILMISLWDCNRKFRVKLLGFDIPQPPGKPPQFIHVEASILYGSKVVTSVCSTPKAFADEVLWNEWLEFDILLRDLPRGAKLGLTINACTHDSAATKEFKSPASGLKAPDYQRGKGKLLYFVNLLLIDHRSVLSQGPHTLHMWAYPELEEEAFTYKADKLSSATNPDVAESMAITFLLDRYSFPVVLPHSTTSPGSCSPLGQSFPSSSPNSSLSDKSLSPIASDTFARSSSSPVTTDRARLRRFREESVQYASNLPQFLRSVNWLRPSSVQDVHWLLSHWEPPDLDVSVALELLSVDFADERVRKLAVQRLESLSNDEMLKYLLQLVQTLKVEPYHDSFLARFLIQRALRSKRIGHFFFWYLRSEVEGCPFFRQRMAVVLEAYLLGCGQAMLSSFISQVQAVEALHEVASVVKRLYPDKTDLPSTAAQKLQELLRTCNLPSDFQVPFDPRIRAGRILLDRCKVMASKKKPLWLEFSSMDSPCPSGPPVGIIFKQGDDLRQDMLVIQTLVVMDSIWQEKSLDLNLVPYGCISTGYNIGMIEIVRDAVTIAALQRIQGGTTGAFKNDALFEWLRGKCPLQEIHYQAMERFVNSCAGYCVATYVMGIGDRHNDNIMITDQGNLFHIDFGHILGNTKRFLGVSRERVPFVLTPDFLYVMGRIKGQPSLYFQKFRDTCTQAYLSLRSHSRLLVTLFSLMLLTGIPELSAAEDMRYLRDALQDDKGEDNARDHFHQQIAKCEELGWTVQANWWIHMLAGIK from the exons ATGGCGACTGAATCGAACTCTGGTCAAGGCATCAGGGAATATGCAGATTTTGCAACAGATACGTCTGGAGCCAGCTGCTCTGAGAACAGCCTGGAGTTCATCTGTGAGTTACGCCCAGGTAAGGGCCTCCAGGCTGGGGAGAGGCAAGAGAAAGTCCAGGTAGTGGCGAGGCTACCAGCACAATGCAGTGTACATCAGCTACGTCTTCGTATCTGCATGCAAACTCAAGAGCTGAACTGCCATCCCGATCCATTAAGCCTGTTGGACCCTGAAAAGTTCATACTGCTTTACCCCAAGGGAGAGGACTGGTATGAGATCTTTGACGACTGCCAGGTTCTCCGGACTCTGGATGTACCATGGTCACGTGACTCCCGGGGACGGCAGGTAGCTTGCATAGTGGTGTCGCCTCAGCCagatgacacagaggagaggcagagccACCACCGTACCCTGGTCAACCTGATTGGCCATGACCTGGATACAGTAGCAGCAAATAGGCTCGGTGAGCTCAGCTTCACACGCAGGAAGCTGGCTTCTCCACGCCAGGAAGAGCTAAGAAGGCGGGATGCCAGGGCCTATGCAACAGAGCCATGGACCACCTCAGCCCCCTTCCCAAAAGTCCAGGAGGAACAGCTCAGCCGAAAGATATCAGTCACCATGCATCACAATGGCGTGTGCTTCAGTGTAAAGGTGGATTTTAATATAACACCTGAAGGTCTCATAAAGGTCTTCCGAGAAATCATGGTAGACCATGCTCTGGAATGTGAGTCTGGTGACATGGTTCTCAAGGTCTGTGGCAGGGAGGAGTTCCTCTCTGGAGACTTCCCTTTCTCTGACTCCCTGTGGGTACGGCAGTGTCTGAAGTCCATGCAGGCGCTTCATCTGTCTGTGGTCCCCATGGCGCAGCTTGATGAGGACACTGTGAGGGCCGAAGACTGGCCCCTTGTGGACAGCTTCACTGGGCTTTCCAGCTCCCATGAGGAGCTGGCCCTGGAGGGAAAGGATGTGGACGATATCCTCATGATTTCACTCTGGGACTGCAACCGCAAGTTCAGAGTGAAGCTCCTGGGCTTCGACATACCCCAACCCCCTGGCAAGCCTCCTCAGTTCATCCACGTGGAGGCCTCTATCCTCTACGGGAGCAAGGTGGTAACCTCTGTTTGTTCCACACCCAAGGCCTTTGCTGATGAAGTTCTGTGGAACGAGTGGTTGGAGTTTGATATCCTCCTCAGGGATCTTCCCCGTGGAGCTAAGCTGGGCCTGACCATCAATGCTTGCACCCATGATAGCGCCGCAACAAAGGAATTCAAGTCCCCAGCCTCTGGTCTTAAAGCTCCAGACTAccagagagggaagggaaagctGCTGTACTTTGTGAATCTCCTTCTGATAGACCACAGGTCCGTCCTCAGCCAAGGGCCACACACCCTTCACATGTGGGCCTATCCCGAGCTGGAGGAAGAGGCTTTTACCTATAAGGCGGATAAGCTTTCCTCTGCCACCAACCCAGACGTGGCAGAATCCATGGCTATCACCTTCCTCCTGGACCGCTACAGTTTCCCTGTGGTTCTCCCTCACAGCACAACCTCCCCTGGATCCTGCTCCCCTCTTGGTCAGTCTTTCCCCTCATCCTCACCCAACTCCAGCTTATCTGATAAAAGCCTGTCTCCCATCGCGAGCGACACGTTTGCCAGATCCTCCTCGTCCCCAGTGACCACAGACAGGGCCCGTCTGAGGAGGTTCAGGGAGGAGAGTGTCCAGTATGCCTCCAACCTCCCCCAGTTCCTGCGCAGCGTAAACTGGCTAAGACCCAGCTCTGTGCAGGATGTCCACTGGCTGCTGAGTCACTGGGAACCCCCAGACCTGGATGTCTCCGTGGCCCTGGAGCTGCTCAGTGTGGACTTTGCTGATGAGAGGGTCAGGAAGCTGGCTGTCCAGAGACTGGAGAGCTTGTCTAATGATGAGATGCTGAAGTATCTGCTGCAGCTGGTGCAG ACTCTCAAAGTGGAGCCTTACCATGACAGCTTCCTGGCTAGATTCCTCATCCAAAGAGCTCTCAGA AGCAAGAGGATTGGCCACTTCTTCTTCTGGTACCTGCGCAGTGAGGTGGAGGGCTGCCCGTTCTTCCGTCAGCGTATGGCTGTGGTGCTAGAGGCCTACCTGCTGGGCTGTGGCCAGGCCATGCTGAGCAGTTTCATCAGCCAGGTGCAGGCTGTGGAGGCACTACATGAGGTGGCCAGTGTGGTCAAGAGACTCTACCCTGACAAGACGGACCTCCCATCCACAG CTGCCCAGAAACTTCAGGAGCTCCTGAGGACATGTAATCTCCCATCAGACTTCCAAGTGCCCTTTGACCCACGCATCAGAGCAGGCAGAATCCTG CTGGACAGGTGCAAGGTTATGGCCTCCAAGAAGAAGCCTCTGTGGCTGGAGTTTTCCTCCATGGACTCTCCATGCCCCTCTGGTCCCCCTGTAGGCATCATCTTCAAACAGGGGGATGACCTCCGACAGGACATGCTGGTGATTCAG ACACTGGTGGTGATGGATTCTATATGGCAGGAGAAATCACTGGATCTGAATCTTGTGCCCTATGGTTGCATCTCTACAGGATACAATATAG GCATGATAGAGATTGTGAGAGATGCCGTCACCATTGCTGCCCTGCAGAGGATCCAAGGAGGCACAACAGGAGCCTTCAAGAACGATGCCCTGTTTGAGTGGCTCAGGGGGAAGTGTCCACTCCAAGAGATT CACTATCAGGCTATGGAGAGGTTTGTTAACTCTTGTGCTGGATACTGCGTGGCCACGTATGTGATGGGGATAGGGGACCGCCACAATGACAACATCATGATTACAGACCAAG GGAATCTGTTTCACATTGACTTTGGCCATATCCTGGGGAACACCAAACGGTTCCTGGGGGTTAGCAGGGAGAGGGTCCCCTTTGTCCTCACTCCTGACTTCCTCTACGTCATGGGCAGGATCAAAGGTCAACCCAGTCTCTACTTCCAGAAGTTCAGG GACACATGTACCCAGGCCTACCTGTCCCTGCGCTCCCACTCTCGCCTGCTGGTGACCCTCTTCTCCCTCATGCTCTTGACGGGGATCCCTGAGCTCAGTGCTGCAGAGGACATGCGCTACCTCCGGGACGCACTGCAGGACGACAAGGGGGAGGACAACGCACGGGACCACTTCCACCAGCAGATAGCAAAGTGCGAGGAACTGGGCTGGACAGTTCAAGCCAACTGGTGGATCCACATGTTGGCTGGCATTAAGTAG